A stretch of Etheostoma cragini isolate CJK2018 unplaced genomic scaffold, CSU_Ecrag_1.0 ScbMSFa_528, whole genome shotgun sequence DNA encodes these proteins:
- the LOC117941309 gene encoding globoside alpha-1,3-N-acetylgalactosaminyltransferase 1-like, whose protein sequence is QLTVRSVPGSSRWQEISARRMELIQKLIEEELRNSSDYIFCLDVDSRFHGRWGVESLGGLVAVIHPGYYRDERGRFPYERQPASTAYVAPGEGDFYYCGGAFGGVLQEVYLLANTCRTNLREDAAHGIEAAWQEESHLNRYMWIRKPSKVLSPEYLWQDFKPRNPEVKVVRFSGVIKNYAEIRPNV, encoded by the exons CAGCTGACGGTGCGCTCGGTGCCGGGCTCCAGCCGCTGGCAGGAGATCTCTGCCCGCCGGATGGAGCTGATCCAGAAACTGATCGAGGAGGAGCTCCGTAACAGTAGCGACTACATCTTCTGCCTGGACGTGGACTCGCGGTTCCACGGCCGCTGGGGGGTCGAGTCCCTGGGCGGGCTGGTCGCCGTCATCCACCCAG GTTACTACCGAGACGAGCGCGGCCGCTTCCCGTACGAGCGCCAACCGGCCTCCACAGCCTACGTGGCGCCCGGCGAGGGCGACTTCTACTACTGCGGGGGGGCGTTCGGCGGCGTCCTGCAGGAGGTCTACCTGCTGGCCAACACCTGCCGCACCAACCTGCGGGAGGACGCCGCCCACGGCATCGAAGCCGCCTGGCAGGAGGAGAGCCACCTCAACAG GTACATGTGGATCCGCAAGCCCAGCAAGGTCTTGTCCCCGGAGTACCTTTGGCAGGATTTCAAACCCAGAAACCCTGAAGTGAAAGTCGTCAGATTCTCTGGAGTCATCAAAAACTACGCCGAGATCCGGCCCAACGTCTGA